GCGTAAAAAGACCATCGGCCACGTAGGACGCCACATCATCCAGAGCCCCAATGGGCCTCTCCTACGTGTCACGCCCTGCGTCCACTCGTTTGCCGCACGCTCACGTGGGCTCATCTGATCCGTGCAAAACAGCAAGATCCGACCGGCTGCTCCCATGCACCTCCCCATGCTGCATAATTGCACATTTCAATCCGCTGCTCCGGCCCCAAGCACAGTGCACCATCTGAAGCAACTAGCACAAGGATTTGCCCCACCAGAATCACCAATGAGCCGTCACCACGTCACCAATATTGTTCACGAAAAAGACCGCGCCCCCACGGAAGATCCCGGGACGTCGCCGTCGCTTGGCGGAAGGAAACCAGCAAAAATATCCCGCGGGAAAATATCGTCCAAGAAAATCCGGGCCACGCGCTGCGATTGGCTGGGGAAGCTCCACCGTGGCACCAGGGCCCACCCCTTATCCTATCTCCGTGGCGCTCCACGCTCCTCGGGCCGCGTATAAATGCctcccgccggcgagctctCCGCCACTCACCGCCTCCAAACACGGTGACCTCGCCGCGAACAAACAGCCCATCTCGCTATCGCTCAGCTGAACTACTCGGCTTTAGCTACGCTCCAAGTCACTCCGCCACGCTCCTACCGGCCGCCATGGCTCTGCAGGCCGCTGTCCTCCCTTGCACTCTCTCCGTCCCCCAGAAGCACAAGGgcaacctcgccgccgtggtGAAGGACACGGCTTTCCTCACCGTTCACCAGAAGGTTAGTTAGCACCTGTTCTGCAAGAATGCACGTTTGCACAATGCTCTTTGGATCACTGATGCATTTGGTTTTTTGGGTAATAAGCAGAGCACCCAGAAGCCGCGTGTTCCGTCGCTTTCGGTGCGGGCGCAGGCCGTGGCGACGGCGCCCGTGGCCACCCCGGGGGCCAGCACCAGCACGTCGGCCAACAAGAAGACGCTGCGGCAGGGGGTGGTGGTGATCACGGGCGCGTCCTCGGGGCTGGGCCTGGCGGCGGCCAAGGCGCTGGCGGAGACGGGCAAGTGGCACGTCGTCATGGCGTGCCGCGACTTCCTCAaggcggccaaggcggccaAGGGCGCCGGCATGGCGGAGGGCAGCTACACCATCATGCACCTGGACCTGGCCTCCCTCGACAGCGTCCGCCAGTTCGTCGACAACTTCCGCCGCGCCGGCATGCCGCTCGACGCCCTCGTCTGCAACGCCGCCATCTACCGCCCCACGGCGCGGACGCCGACGTTCTCGGCGGACGGGTACGAGATGAGCGTGGGCGTCAACCACCTGGGCCACTTCCTCctcgcgcgcctcctcctcgacgaccTCCGCAAGTCCGACTACCCGTCGCGGCGGCTCGTCATCCTCGGCTCCATCACCGGCAACACCAACACGCTGGCCGGGAACATCCCGCCCAAGGCCGGGCTGGGCGACCtccgcggcctcgccggcggcctgcgcggccaGAACGGGTCCGCCATGATCGACGGCTCCGAGAGCTTCGACGGCGCCAAGGCGTACAAGGACAGCAAGATCTGCAACATGCTCACCATGCAGGAGCTGCACCGGCGCTACCACGAGGAGACGGGCATCACCTTCGCGTCGCTCTACCCCGGCTGCATCGCCACCACGGGGCTCTTCCGCGAGCACATCCCGCTCTTCCGCCTGCTCTTCCCGCCGTTCCAGAAGTTCATCACCAAGGGGTTCGTGTCAGAGGCGGAGTCCGGCAAGAGGCTGGCGCAGGTGGTCAGCGACCCCAGCCTCACCAAGTCGGGGGTCTACTGGAGCTGGAACAAGGACTCGGCCTCCTTCGAGAACCAGCTCTCGCAGGAGGCCAGCGATCCGGAGAAGGCCAGGAAGCTCTGGGAGATAAGCGAGAAGTTCGTCGGCCTAGCCTGACCACCAGGAGCTTGCTGACACTTGTATCGAGCAGAGGAGTTTTTGCTTCGTTGTTTCATGTGggcaacgtatctagtgcaaaccaaggacctTGTGCAAACCTGTGCAaatctactaaacaaagtttcaaaaaattctgaaaaaaatcatgaatgtgcttctcagattacatcatctatatataaaatttcatggtcaaattcgtcttactctagaagttacaaaaaaagacaaatttgagatgcatttgaaccattattgttgtcagaaaatttgtcttttttgtaacttttagagtaagatgaatttgaccataaaattttgtatatagatgaggtaagctgagaagcacattcatgatttttttcagaattttttgaaattttttttagtaggtttgcacgggtttacACAAGATCcttggtttgcaccagataCGTTCCCTTTCATGTGTACCATTAGCAACCATTTTGTTTATTAGGAGCTGGCGATGACAGTCGGAGAAGCCTGTAATTGATCGATCATGCACCATGCACAATTGTTTTTTTCTCACAAAGTATTATGGAATAAAACGACAGGCTTAGTATGAGATTATGTTTCTTACTCGCTCCcaatttttaaatatttttccctTAATTTGCGTGTTCACGAGATGGTTATGAGAGGACAGGTGTCGCATTTAAGCTCAATTTCCTATGAGTACGCTTACGAACTACTACAAATCAGAGACAGGCCTGCCATTTTATTTGGTTACCAATGGGCTATGACAGTTGATAAATGCCTCCGCAGTAACATAAAAGGGTAAATTTGTCAtcgaaaaaataataataaagaaACATCAAACTAGTTTTGACAATGTCAAACGGCGGGAGTGTCAGGCACGTGGGATCTGTTTGatgctgtgtttagttccaaaatttctctctcaaaatttcactattcacctatcacatcaaatctcttgcctcatgcatgaagtattaaatataggtaaataaaaaactaattgtatagttttgatgtacacgacgagacgaatcttttgagcctagttaggtcatgataggatAACAATTACtataaacaaacgaaaagtattATAATATACTACagtatccgatgtgacttttttacCATTATTTTACGGATAACAGCAAAAACAACCGGAGAAAGCAGTAGTTAGAAAAAGtatgggtcccacatgtcattctttatttgctttcttcctcatctcctagcggccgccgcaagtcccTCGCCTGCGACTGCGAGGCCCACGTCCTCGCGTGCCTCGCTGAGGCCTCCGCTGCCGTGGTCGATTTCGCCGCGCCGTCGGCCACTGAAGCCCGAGGTCATCTCAGAGCCGCGCAGCAACGCTCCAGTAGCGATCCGAGCAGCGGCGCGCCGACCGCCGGAACGGATGGGGTGGATCTGGACTGTCTTCGCGGCGGGAGCCGTGCTCCTCTGGGCGATCTCTCTGGGGCGGATCCTGTCCTTCCCCGCGCCGACCTGCGTGCCCGCGAGCCCGCACTTCATGCCCCCTCTTCGCGGCGACAGGAGGAGCCGGAACGTGCTGCTGGTCGTCGCCCACCCCGACGACGAGTCCATGTAAATCCTCCCGCCTTCCTCACCGATCCGTGCCTGCTGATTTCCCGTActagttttgttttttgaaCTTTTCCTTACCGTGCATTATGCACGCCACATGTTCGGCAATATTCCTGTGCACACCGGATCGAGCTGGATGGAATGCGATCGAGCGTTCGGCATTGTGTGAGCTCGGCTTAGTGGGAAAAATCATCATGCATCTGTTTTGTGCAGAATTCGGATGAAACATTCCTGTTATTCTTGTGATGAATGCTCAGTGGCCTTGGTTTCTGAAACGTGTGCTTACCTCTAGTTTGCTTCATTGGTTGATCCCTTATTGCTTTCTCATTTTTGTTATATCTACAGGTTCTTCGCTCCAACTATTCTGTTCCTCAAGTCAAAGGGTCACAATATTCACATTCTGTGCATGTCTCAAGGTATTTTTGCTGTCCCTTACATTTGTTCCTTTGAACCAGTATGGCTGATGTAATGTCAGCTAGGATGCATTACTCCATTTTCATATGAAACCATGATGTCCAATTGTCCATTTAGTCTTTTACTGTATGCTTCAGCACTTTGAGATCACAGAGCAGAGATTCATCTCTGATCATGCATGGTGCTTACACATGCAGTGCCCTTGTGTATGCATAATTTTTGTTGACTTAATAACAATGACAATTGACAAAGTGAAAACGATAAATAAAAGTGCTATGGAAGCTTTTACTAGTATTTGTTTCCTTGACATGCCATGCGAACTGTGAATAACCAAAACTTATGTACTCCTTTCACAGGTAATGCTGATGGTCTTGGAATTACTCGGAAACAAGAATTGTACTGTGCCTGTGACACTCTTAAGGTACTCAGATGCTAAACTAGGTCCATtttacactcaagagcaagtttTGTACACTGTACAATTACTAACTCGGCTTCTTCCATTACAGATTCCACGTGAACAAGTTAAAGTCTTGGACCACCCAAAATTGCAGGTATTTATTTTGAGTCCATGCTTGCATAACTGTACATGTTCGGAAAACATGTGATCAACCCTTATACATTTCATAGGATGGATTTCATGAGAAATGGGACCATGGGCTATTAGCAGAACTTACCATGGAACATATCCAACTGTGGGCCATCGACACGGTAGTAGCTACTTCTTTGAGACCTTATGAACTTCAAAATACTCTGGATTTTTGTTCTCATAGTATGCTACTGGCTGCTCCTCGCACTCATATTGAGTGCACATGTTTCTTCCATCCTCCAAGATTATAATGTTCAAGGAGCAGGAGTAGTTGAGAACACAAATGAGCCGGTGTGCATTTTGTGCAATATAAGAAATGTTTACACTTTACAGAGCAATTATCACCAAGTTACCAGTTCTCCTTTTTTACTTTTCCTGAATAATTAGGCAAGTTACATATATTGGGGATATGCTTGTTCAAACGTCTACAGTTTCTGAACTCTACCTAATCTTGAGTGAAGTGTTGTTATCTGATATGTTTACATTAATTTCCATCATTTTCAATCCTCAATATGATTTCTTTGCAAATAGTTACTAAATATCATACACCAAATGACTGCAAGATGTACAATTTAATTGCTTTAGCTTCATTGCAATgtacctctttttttttgttattttcctTCGTCAGCTCCTGTTTATTGATGCAATATTTGCTGCCATTTTAGATTGTGACATTTGATTCATATGGAGTATCAGGCCACCCAAACCACCAAGATGTTCATCACGGCATATGGTCAGTTCAGTTATCTGGTTTCACACTTTATGAGTAGCCACAGTACCATAAACTTGAAATTGTTAATATTTTGATTCTGATATGACTGGCATCAGAGCTGTTGTTATTTTTGACTGTGCACTACCTTTTCTCATCTCATTTTCTTATGGATTTTTGGAGTACACATATGCCTGTTACATTTATGTTGTACGTTTGTTTATGTTCCTTAATAGTCTAAAAAGGGTCTATCTCTGTGTGAACAGCAAGTTTCTCCATGCGAACGGGCAAGGAAGCATTGAAGCTTGGGAACTTGTAAGTTTCTTCCCTTAAATCCTTGGATCACCTTCTTTAGGCTTATTGATAAAGGTCATTTGTGTGCTGAAGTTCCCAGCCACCTTATCTTTAGTTTACCCTCCcccctttttatctttagtgTGCCATgtttgttcttgtttttttcttctccctGGAAGCAACACATTAGTGTAAAGGAAAGATGATCCAGGTTGGATTAATTGTAATTGTAGGCAAGCCTGAATATTCTTCGCAAGTACAGTGGTCCGCTCGACATTTGGTTATCATCGTTGATCTCCTTCTCAAGTTCAAAGCAACCAATCTATACGCTGGTTAACAATAGTCCATCCAGAAGTTATGAGGCTATGGCGGCACACAGAAGTCAGTGGATTTGGTAAGTACAAAAGTTTCGTATGTTGAATGTCGTCTCCATATTTGCGGAGAAAGAATCATTTCTGGCTGGAGGCCAGTCTGTAGTGTCATGAGTTTAAAATGGAGTTTCTGATTCATGTGATTCCACACACACATCATGGACAACATGCTGAGTCAATGACGGGGTGTAGTCATAACATCAACTTGGCCACATTATTGGAAAACAATATAGAATCATGTTTACCTCAGTTAAGGAAGCTCATTGTTGAATAAAAGATTTTTAAGTTCTTAGACTTTTAAATAAATAGGCATAAGATGCTATCTCCAAACTCAGAAAATTGACTAGTTATTTGCTTTGTGCATTTTATGCAAGAAAACCTGTGTATTACATGTGTTTTTGGCTTTTTGCAGGTTTAGAAGATTGTTTGTCATGTTCTCAAGTTATACATACATTAATGTGCTACAGAAAGTTTAGCATGTGACGTCATATCAGAACAAGTAAATATTCTGCCATACTTGCCTCCAATGTAACTCGTTCTTCACAGGGCCACAGGCAACTATAAGCGAGCTTCTGAAGAAAAGTGTTGGTTCTGAGCGGGGACTTCAGAAACACAATCGAGGTTgcacaagatttttttttttagagTAGTTGCACAAGAATTTAGGAATGCTGGTGGCTCCTTGTCTTTTATTATCGATTGTTTTCGTTGTACGCTGTCCATAGTCAGTGCTCATAGGGTGATGTTCATAGAACTCTTGATCCCAAACTCTGTACTGTTTGCGTGGGTTGTTGAAGTTGAAATACAGTCAATCAGTATTGCAGTATGCTCACCAGCTTATGGGTGTGGTCGCACAATTTTCTGGTTCAAGTTTGACGTCCGTGGCGAACTGACCTGCTACCAAATGCGGTCGTTTGCTGGAGTACAAGTTGGGTGGCGTGTTGACTAGATACCAAACGGAATCAGACATGGCAGAAATTACAGATCCCCTGTGTTTGAGGCCACAGTTCACAAATCACCAAGAGTCCAGGGGTCTTACAGGAAAGACGCCACATTTGAAAATGCGACTCCCGACGCCAAAGATCGAGTTGAACGACGACCGAATCGCCTGTAGCGAAAAGTACACGATGAACGTATTAAAATCTTCTTCCTTCGTCGCCTCTCCTGCCTTTCGTCTTCGTCCTCCGTCCTCAGATCAAGCACTGTTGCCTCCTACTACTAGTTAACCGCTACCATTCTTTCGAGAGAAACCGGAAGCTTTCttaaaaaaggagagagagaaaccGGAAGCTCTTCTGAATTGAAAGAAGTTGGAGAAGAAAGCGCGGGAAAGCGGAGCAGAGCATGATGCTCCCAAGTGCCGAGCTGTCGGCGACgtccaacggcggcggcgccaatgGCCTGCCGGCGCTGCCGGATTTCATGGGCAGGAAGAGCAGATACGTGCGCATGGACGACGTGCTCCCTCCGGAGCAGGAaggggaggaggacggcggcgtccGCGTCCGTGAGCGCCAGAGCAGCAGGAGATACGTCTTCGCCTGCTCCGTCTTCGCCTCCCTCAACTCCGTGCTGCTCGGCTACGGTAATTAAACCTCCGTCCCCGGCGCTCGCTAGTTCATTCGAAAGAAATTAACGGGGGGAATTACTTGTTGGTTTGGGTTTTCAACTTTTCATACGAGTTTCTTGACGAGTTCGGGACTTCGGGTAGGATTAGAACTTTAGGAGTTGACTTTTTACCCGGGGTGGAAATGGCTAGTGTTTACAGCCTGTTTAGTCTTTAGTGTGCTAGCagtaacagaaaaaaaaaactgcctgATTGACAGGAAAAATGAAACATCACAACTAGTCAATGCAATCCTACACTGCGGGTGTAATCTGTTTTGCTAATGAAGTTTCATAATTCATACCCAAATGTCAGATGTTGGTGTGATGAGCGGTTGCATTCTGTTCATTCAGAGGGACCTCCACATCAACGAGGTGCAGCAAGAAGTCCTGGTCGGCTGCCTCAGCTTCATCTCCCTCCTCGGCAGCCTCGCCGGCGGGAGGACGTCCGACGCCATCGGCCGCAAGTGGACCatcggcctcgccgccgtcgtcttcCAGGCCGGCGCGGCCGTCATGACGTTCGCCCCGTCCTTCCGGGTCCTCATGATCGGCAGGCTGCTGGCCGGCATCGGCATCGGGTTCGGCGTCATGATCGCGCCGGTGTACATCGCCGAGATATCCCCCGCCGCTTCCAGGGGCTCCTTCACCTCCTTCCCAGAGATCTTCATCAACATCGGGATTCTTCTCGGGTACATCTCCAACTACGCCTTCTCCGGCCTCTCCGACCACATCAACTGGCGTGTCATGCTCGCCGTCGGCATCCTCCCGTCCGTGTCCATCGCCTTCGCGCTGCTCGTCATCCCGGAGTCGCCGCGGTGGCTGGTCATGCAGAACAGAGCCGACGAGGCGCGCGCCGTGCTTCTCAAGGTGACTGACAGCGAGGACGAGGCGAGAGAGAGGCTTGCCGAGATCGAGGCTGCCGCGGCAGCCACGAACGCCGGCAAGTACGGGGACAAGACGGTGTGGCAGGAGCTGTCCAGGCCGTCGCCGGTGATCGCCCGGATGCTCGTAACCGGGCTGGGCATCCAGTGCTTCCAGCAGATCACGGGCATCGACGCTCTCGTGTACTACAGCCCGACCATATTCCGGAATGCCGGGATCACCACCGAGAGCCAGCTCCTCGCCGCCACGGTCGCCGTCGGGTTCTTCAAGACGGCGTTCATAGCGCTCGCCATCGTGCTGATCGACCGCGTCGGCTGGAAGCCGCTGCTGTACGTGAGCACGGTCGGCATGACCGCCTGCCTGGCCGTCCTGtccgccgcgctcctcctcctcgcgcacGGGTGGGTGTCGAGAGGCGCCGGCATCGCCGTCGCCATCCTGACGGTGTGCGGCGACGTGGCGTTCTTCTCGGTGGGGATCGGGCCCATCTGCTGGGTGGTGAGTTCGGAGATCTTCCCGCTGCGGCTGCGCGCGCAGGCCGCGGCGCTCGGAGCCGTGGCGAACAGGGTGACCAGCGGCGCGGTGGCCATGTCGTTCCTGTCCATCTGCCGCGCCATCTCCGTCGCGGGCGCCTTCTCCGCGTTCGCGGTCATATCCGCCCTCTCCGTGGTGTTCGTGCACAGATTCGTGCCCGAGACCAGCGGCAAGACGCTGGAGCAGATCGAGTTGCTGtttggtggcggcgacggcgagggccgGGGAGACCTGGAGCTCAACGACGTGGAACATTTGGTGCACAAGCACAAGGGATGAGTCTGCAGTTACTCGCCACGAAAGGAGAGGTCTTCCGATCATTCAGCTCAGCACTACACTACAGGTGCTCGCTGTTTCCTAGCAGGGTACAAGTATAAACTGGGTCTCTGATGCCGTGGTACAGTACAGTCAAGCTGAAGCTGTATCTGAAAGAAACGCAGCGGTTCAACTTCCAACTTCCATGTCATGGAATTGTAGGACGAGGTAGTTTGGTACAGACATGCTAGAGGTAGAGGTGACACTGATCGCATGGGGATGGATTCGAATTCACTTCAATCTTCGCTTATGCAGAGAAACTAACGGTTGGATTTCTTCCTTGATGAAACACTGAACTTAAAGAGACACATTTACACATAGTATACATTCATATTCAGATCCAGTGTACTGTACTAGCACTCTTTGGAACTACAGTACTGTATGTCAGGAGTTGCAATGATTTATACCTTACTGGAAACTATAACATGGATTAATTTCAAGAATTTCCTCTGTTAGCTTTGCTGTCCAAATTTCAGTTACTTACACTTTCAGGCCTGTTGATATTGTATACATTGGTCATGAAGCTAATGTACTAATATTCATATTGCACATTGCTCAAGTTTCTAGTATGAGCCGAAAATCAGACATCAATATCAGAGTAGGATCCTGATCTGACAATCCTGGCTCACCGCACTACTCCAACTTTGTTGAAAAGTGGCCATTTCAAAATGAGTGCAGATTCCTCATTTCTTTGAGTTGAGTGAGCTGATAGATACAAAATCGCACGGAAGCCTATAAAAAAAAGTGCCATCGGTCTTAAACAAATCCCATCTTGTTTCCTCCTGGATTCCTTCAGCTTCCTCCCTTCCTCAGATCCATAGAACTCTTACCATTGCCAGACCAACTTCAACGTTGCTGGGAAGAGCAGAGAGGAGGAGAGCTTCGAGCAAGCCGGGGCGCCCGGTtacctatcatggggactccaGGCCCCggtgcggtggccggcggcggcagcctgcttggtttctttgcaaggaagagcaaGTACGCGCGCATGGACGACGTTCTCCGGCAGGAGACGGAAGACGGTGGCGCCGGTATCCATGttcgcggcagcggcagcagcaggagataTGTCTTTTGCCTGCTCGGTCTTCGCGTCGCTCAACCACGTCCTGCTCGGCTACGGTGGGCTCCGATGAATGATAATTTCTTGATTCAGATTTGGTTATAGTAGTTCAGAATTTTAGAGTTCAGAGATGCCATGACTTACAATGTGTTTGATGATGCGTGTCCAGATATCGGTGTGATGAGTggctgcatcatcttcatcgagAAGGACCTCCACATCACGGAGGTGCAGCAAGAGCTGCTGGTGGGATGCCTCACCTTCATCTCCCTCCTTGGTTGCCTTGCCGCCGGCCGGACCTCGGACGCCATTGGCCGGAAATGGACcatcggcctcgccgccgccgtgttccAGGCCGGCGCTGCCATCATGACGTTCTCGCCTTCCTTCGCCATGCTCATGGCAGGCCGGTTGCTAGCTGGCATCGGCATCGGCTTCGCCGTCATGGTCGCGCCCGTGTACATCTCGGAGATCTCACCGGCCATGATGCGGGGCTCCTTCGCGTCCTTCCCGGAGATCTTCGGCAGTCTAGGCATCCTCCTCGGCTACGTATCCAACCTCGTCTTCGCTGGCCTGCCCGACGGCATCAACTGGCGCGTCATGCTTGGTGCCGGCATCCTCCCCTCCATCTCCATAGTTTTCGTGCTGCTGGTCATCCCGGAGTCGCCGCGGTGGCTCGTGATGCAGAGTCgggcgggcgacgcgcgcgcggtgTTGCTCAAGGTCACGGACagtgaggaggaggcggaggcgaggcTCGCAGAGATCGAAATGGCCGCGCGTGTCACTACCTCCTCCAGCGAGGCGGTGTGGCGGGAGCTTCtccggccgtcgccggcgatccGCCGGATGCTCGTCACCGGGCTGGGCATCCAGTTCTTACAGCAGATCACCGGCATCGACGCGCTGGTGTACTACAGCCCGACCATATTCCGCGACGCCGGCATGGCAACGGATACCCagctcctcgccgccaccgtcgcggtGGGGTTCTCCAAGACGGCGTTCATCGTGGTCGCTATCGTCCTGGTCGACCGCATCGGCTGGAAGCCGCTCCTCTACATCAGCACGATCGGCATCACCGTGTGCCTGGCTCTGCTGGCCGCGTCGCTCGCCCTCCTCGCTCACGGCGTGCTGCCGACGGGCGCGGCGATCGGGCTCGCCGTCGCGACGGTGTGCGGCTTCATGGCCTTCTTCTGGGTGGGGATGGGGCCCGTCAACATGGTGCTGAGCTCGGAGATCTACCCGCTGCGGCTGCGCGCGCAGGCCGTGGGGGTGGGCGTGGCACTCAACAGGATGACCAGCGGCGCCGTGTCCGTCGCCGGCGCGTTCGCCGCGTTCGCGGTCATCTCGGCGCTGTCCGTGGTGTTCGTGCACAGGTTGGTGCCCGAGACGAGAGGCAAGACGCTAGAGCAGATCGAGTCGCTgttcggtggtggcggcgcggcgctcggcgAGGTGGAGATGGAGCTCGGCGACGCGGAGCTTCTTGTGCACA
This sequence is a window from Panicum virgatum strain AP13 chromosome 7K, P.virgatum_v5, whole genome shotgun sequence. Protein-coding genes within it:
- the LOC120642129 gene encoding probable polyol transporter 4 isoform X2, with translation MACRRCRISWAGRADTCAWTTCSLRSRKGRRTAASASVSARAAGDTSSPAPSSPPSTPCCSATRDLHINEVQQEVLVGCLSFISLLGSLAGGRTSDAIGRKWTIGLAAVVFQAGAAVMTFAPSFRVLMIGRLLAGIGIGFGVMIAPVYIAEISPAASRGSFTSFPEIFINIGILLGYISNYAFSGLSDHINWRVMLAVGILPSVSIAFALLVIPESPRWLVMQNRADEARAVLLKVTDSEDEARERLAEIEAAAAATNAGKYGDKTVWQELSRPSPVIARMLVTGLGIQCFQQITGIDALVYYSPTIFRNAGITTESQLLAATVAVGFFKTAFIALAIVLIDRVGWKPLLYVSTVGMTACLAVLSAALLLLAHGWVSRGAGIAVAILTVCGDVAFFSVGIGPICWVVSSEIFPLRLRAQAAALGAVANRVTSGAVAMSFLSICRAISVAGAFSAFAVISALSVVFVHRFVPETSGKTLEQIELLFGGGDGEGRGDLELNDVEHLVHKHKG
- the LOC120643161 gene encoding probable polyol transporter 4, which gives rise to MSGCIIFIEKDLHITEVQQELLVGCLTFISLLGCLAAGRTSDAIGRKWTIGLAAAVFQAGAAIMTFSPSFAMLMAGRLLAGIGIGFAVMVAPVYISEISPAMMRGSFASFPEIFGSLGILLGYVSNLVFAGLPDGINWRVMLGAGILPSISIVFVLLVIPESPRWLVMQSRAGDARAVLLKVTDSEEEAEARLAEIEMAARVTTSSSEAVWRELLRPSPAIRRMLVTGLGIQFLQQITGIDALVYYSPTIFRDAGMATDTQLLAATVAVGFSKTAFIVVAIVLVDRIGWKPLLYISTIGITVCLALLAASLALLAHGVLPTGAAIGLAVATVCGFMAFFWVGMGPVNMVLSSEIYPLRLRAQAVGVGVALNRMTSGAVSVAGAFAAFAVISALSVVFVHRLVPETRGKTLEQIESLFGGGGAALGEVEMELGDAELLVHKRLVSHASRLPNE
- the LOC120642128 gene encoding N-acetylglucosaminyl-phosphatidylinositol de-N-acetylase-like isoform X1, coding for MGWIWTVFAAGAVLLWAISLGRILSFPAPTCVPASPHFMPPLRGDRRSRNVLLVVAHPDDESMFFAPTILFLKSKGHNIHILCMSQGNADGLGITRKQELYCACDTLKIPREQVKVLDHPKLQDGFHEKWDHGLLAELTMEHIQLWAIDTIVTFDSYGVSGHPNHQDVHHGICKFLHANGQGSIEAWELASLNILRKYSGPLDIWLSSLISFSSSKQPIYTLVNNSPSRSYEAMAAHRSQWIWFRRLFVMFSSYTYINVLQKV
- the LOC120642129 gene encoding probable polyol transporter 4 isoform X1 is translated as MMLPSAELSATSNGGGANGLPALPDFMGRKSRYVRMDDVLPPEQEGEEDGGVRVRERQSSRRYVFACSVFASLNSVLLGYDVGVMSGCILFIQRDLHINEVQQEVLVGCLSFISLLGSLAGGRTSDAIGRKWTIGLAAVVFQAGAAVMTFAPSFRVLMIGRLLAGIGIGFGVMIAPVYIAEISPAASRGSFTSFPEIFINIGILLGYISNYAFSGLSDHINWRVMLAVGILPSVSIAFALLVIPESPRWLVMQNRADEARAVLLKVTDSEDEARERLAEIEAAAAATNAGKYGDKTVWQELSRPSPVIARMLVTGLGIQCFQQITGIDALVYYSPTIFRNAGITTESQLLAATVAVGFFKTAFIALAIVLIDRVGWKPLLYVSTVGMTACLAVLSAALLLLAHGWVSRGAGIAVAILTVCGDVAFFSVGIGPICWVVSSEIFPLRLRAQAAALGAVANRVTSGAVAMSFLSICRAISVAGAFSAFAVISALSVVFVHRFVPETSGKTLEQIELLFGGGDGEGRGDLELNDVEHLVHKHKG
- the LOC120642128 gene encoding N-acetylglucosaminyl-phosphatidylinositol de-N-acetylase-like isoform X2 — protein: MGWIWTVFAAGAVLLWAISLGRILSFPAPTCVPASPHFMPPLRGDRRSRNVLLVVAHPDDESMFFAPTILFLKSKGHNIHILCMSQGNADGLGITRKQELYCACDTLKIPREQVKVLDHPKLQIVTFDSYGVSGHPNHQDVHHGICKFLHANGQGSIEAWELASLNILRKYSGPLDIWLSSLISFSSSKQPIYTLVNNSPSRSYEAMAAHRSQWIWFRRLFVMFSSYTYINVLQKV
- the LOC120642127 gene encoding protochlorophyllide reductase gives rise to the protein MALQAAVLPCTLSVPQKHKGNLAAVVKDTAFLTVHQKSTQKPRVPSLSVRAQAVATAPVATPGASTSTSANKKTLRQGVVVITGASSGLGLAAAKALAETGKWHVVMACRDFLKAAKAAKGAGMAEGSYTIMHLDLASLDSVRQFVDNFRRAGMPLDALVCNAAIYRPTARTPTFSADGYEMSVGVNHLGHFLLARLLLDDLRKSDYPSRRLVILGSITGNTNTLAGNIPPKAGLGDLRGLAGGLRGQNGSAMIDGSESFDGAKAYKDSKICNMLTMQELHRRYHEETGITFASLYPGCIATTGLFREHIPLFRLLFPPFQKFITKGFVSEAESGKRLAQVVSDPSLTKSGVYWSWNKDSASFENQLSQEASDPEKARKLWEISEKFVGLA